The following are from one region of the Paenibacillus bovis genome:
- the hpt gene encoding hypoxanthine phosphoribosyltransferase, with protein sequence MHNDIKEVLISEEEIQQKILELGAKLGEDYKDRNPLVICVLKGAFVFMSDLVKRIEVPLEIDFMAVSSYGASTKSSGVVKIIKDLDVSVEGRDVLIVEDIIDSGLTLSYLMEILRGRSAKSVRVVTLFDKPTGRTVELEADYTGFIIPDAFIVGYGLDYAEHYRNLPYIGILKPEIYSN encoded by the coding sequence TTGCACAACGATATCAAAGAAGTGCTCATCAGCGAGGAAGAAATTCAGCAGAAAATTCTGGAACTGGGCGCGAAGCTCGGTGAGGATTACAAGGATCGCAATCCGCTTGTAATCTGTGTCTTGAAAGGCGCATTTGTATTTATGTCCGATCTGGTAAAACGGATCGAAGTACCACTGGAAATCGATTTTATGGCAGTGTCCAGTTATGGTGCTTCCACCAAATCATCCGGTGTCGTTAAGATTATCAAAGATCTGGACGTATCTGTAGAAGGCCGTGATGTACTGATTGTTGAAGATATTATTGATAGTGGTCTTACGCTCAGCTACCTCATGGAGATTCTGCGTGGTCGCAGTGCCAAGAGTGTGCGTGTAGTAACCCTTTTCGATAAGCCGACAGGCAGAACAGTCGAGCTGGAGGCAGATTATACAGGATTCATTATCCCGGATGCCTTTATTGTTGGTTATGGTCTGGACTATGCCGAGCATTACCGGAATCTCCCCTACATCGGGATTTTAAAACCGGAAATTTATTCGAACTAA
- the mazG gene encoding nucleoside triphosphate pyrophosphohydrolase: MSGILTIVGLGSGDADQLTVGIFRRLQQASRLYVRTKDHPALDSVTAEFITFDDVYETKESFPEVYAEIADRLLNIAAEAQDSEEIIYAVPGHPMVAERTVQILREQGEARGITVQVLGGESFLDETFTRLGFDPIEGFQLLDAAQLNAQLLQPQMHTVIGQVYDTFTASDVKLSLMELYPDDYQVQVCHYLGVKGKEVITSVPVYELDHVQDYGNLSLIYVPRTDDEMIRNRTFARLHEIVETLRSPGGCPWDREQTHQSLRQNFIEETYEVLETIDDDDPEHMQEELGDVLLQIMLHAQIEEETGTFNVYDVIEGLNRKLIFRHPHVFGDKHAGDAQAALQNWDAMKAEEKRLKGIDTASVSVLDGVPSDLPALLSAYKIQKKAAKVGFNWEDVEGALGKLDEELAELKEAIREGHDPLDQQLELGDLLFCAVNIARFIKTDPEQALALVNRKFKQRFQYIEQSLQAQGTAIDQASLEEMDRLWDEAKGKNL, encoded by the coding sequence ATGAGTGGAATATTAACAATTGTAGGGCTTGGATCAGGAGATGCGGATCAGCTGACTGTCGGTATTTTCCGCAGACTTCAGCAGGCGAGTCGTCTGTATGTACGAACCAAGGATCATCCTGCGCTGGATTCGGTAACTGCTGAATTTATAACTTTTGATGATGTATATGAGACGAAAGAATCTTTTCCGGAAGTGTATGCAGAGATTGCTGATCGGCTGCTGAATATTGCTGCAGAGGCGCAGGATAGCGAAGAGATCATCTACGCCGTACCGGGACATCCCATGGTTGCCGAGCGTACCGTCCAGATTTTGCGCGAACAGGGAGAAGCCAGAGGTATTACTGTTCAGGTGCTGGGCGGAGAAAGCTTCTTGGATGAGACGTTTACCCGTCTTGGATTTGATCCGATCGAAGGGTTCCAGCTATTGGATGCTGCCCAGCTCAATGCCCAGCTGCTTCAGCCGCAGATGCATACGGTAATTGGACAGGTATATGATACTTTTACCGCATCCGATGTGAAGCTGAGCCTGATGGAGCTGTATCCGGATGATTACCAAGTTCAGGTATGCCATTATCTCGGTGTAAAGGGCAAAGAAGTCATTACTTCTGTACCTGTATACGAGCTGGATCATGTTCAGGATTATGGCAATCTGTCTCTTATCTATGTGCCGCGTACCGATGATGAAATGATCCGTAATCGTACTTTTGCCCGTCTGCATGAGATCGTGGAGACGCTGCGCAGTCCTGGCGGCTGTCCATGGGATCGTGAGCAGACGCATCAATCTTTGCGCCAGAACTTTATCGAAGAGACTTATGAAGTGCTGGAGACGATTGACGACGACGATCCGGAGCATATGCAGGAGGAGCTGGGCGATGTGCTGCTGCAAATTATGCTGCATGCCCAGATCGAGGAAGAAACCGGTACATTTAACGTATATGACGTTATTGAAGGATTAAACCGCAAGCTGATCTTCCGTCATCCGCATGTATTTGGTGATAAGCATGCCGGTGATGCCCAGGCGGCTCTGCAGAACTGGGATGCCATGAAAGCCGAGGAAAAGCGTCTCAAGGGGATAGACACGGCGTCTGTCTCTGTACTGGACGGCGTACCCAGTGATCTGCCTGCACTGCTCAGTGCTTACAAAATCCAGAAAAAAGCAGCCAAGGTGGGCTTTAACTGGGAAGATGTCGAAGGGGCACTGGGCAAACTGGACGAAGAGCTGGCCGAGCTCAAGGAAGCGATTCGCGAAGGTCATGATCCTCTGGATCAGCAGCTGGAACTGGGAGATCTGCTTTTCTGCGCGGTCAATATTGCCCGCTTTATCAAGACGGATCCCGAACAGGCGCTCGCACTGGTCAACCGCAAGTTCAAGCAGCGTTTCCAGTATATCGAGCAGTCGCTTCAGGCTCAGGGTACCGCTATCGACCAGGCGAGCCTGGAAGAGATGGATCGGCTCTGGGACGAGGCAAAAGGCAAAAATCTGTGA
- a CDS encoding S1 domain-containing RNA-binding protein: protein MAIEVGTKLEGKVTGITHFGAFVDLSGGVTGLVHISEIADNYVKDVNDHLKLGDVVTVKVINVDKDGKIGLSIKQAVDKPAEAASAPSSRPPRPESRGGGRDGGDRPGGGGGFNRGDRGGRSFNKPSAPKATFDDKVSRFLKDSEERISSLKKNTESKRGGRGAKRS, encoded by the coding sequence ATGGCAATTGAAGTGGGCACCAAGTTAGAAGGCAAAGTGACAGGAATAACGCACTTTGGAGCATTTGTAGATCTGTCGGGAGGTGTCACTGGTCTTGTTCACATCTCGGAAATTGCCGACAATTATGTAAAAGATGTTAACGACCACCTCAAACTGGGCGATGTCGTTACTGTCAAAGTCATCAATGTCGACAAAGATGGTAAGATTGGTCTTTCGATTAAGCAGGCCGTAGACAAGCCGGCAGAAGCAGCATCAGCACCATCTTCTAGACCACCTCGTCCTGAATCACGCGGCGGTGGAAGAGATGGAGGAGATCGTCCAGGTGGCGGCGGTGGATTCAACCGTGGTGACCGTGGAGGACGTTCCTTTAACAAGCCTTCTGCTCCCAAAGCTACATTCGATGATAAAGTATCCCGTTTCCTCAAAGACAGCGAGGAGCGCATTTCATCATTGAAGAAAAATACGGAATCCAAGCGTGGAGGCCGTGGTGCCAAGCGGAGTTAA
- a CDS encoding protein kinase domain-containing protein has translation MSYHSELPAGTTVTGRTRGQQYVIQRTLGKGTNGIVYLVDGPQGQPYALKLATENHDLQPEIKLLVSLHKHWKRTGRNDSNRYLYDADDYEDEGRQIPFYVMKYVKGQPLSVYLRSRGSDKIGMAGLGILEILLELHESGWVFGDLKAEHVIITEEGEVELIDYGGARQQGKSIHQFTEWYDRHYWKAGTRTGDFAYDLFAFAVICIKLFNEPALHKMITTRLPQMRSEADLVVLIDETPGLALYSSWLKKAVRGEFRNSREAYNSWKAISRSGLPSSRSSSDMMTQKLKRAFIWSLIALAVVLYITIYIKG, from the coding sequence ATGTCTTATCATTCTGAATTGCCAGCAGGAACTACGGTTACAGGAAGAACGAGAGGGCAGCAGTATGTCATTCAGCGGACGCTGGGTAAAGGAACCAATGGAATTGTATACCTGGTAGATGGTCCGCAGGGTCAACCGTATGCTCTCAAGCTGGCGACGGAGAACCATGATCTGCAGCCGGAGATCAAGCTCCTGGTCTCTTTACATAAGCACTGGAAACGAACAGGAAGAAATGATTCCAATCGCTACCTGTACGATGCTGATGATTATGAAGACGAAGGGAGACAGATCCCTTTTTATGTTATGAAATATGTAAAAGGCCAGCCGCTGAGCGTCTATCTGCGTTCTCGTGGAAGCGATAAAATCGGTATGGCCGGTCTTGGAATACTGGAGATCCTGTTGGAGCTGCATGAGTCCGGCTGGGTATTTGGCGATCTCAAAGCAGAGCATGTGATCATTACAGAAGAAGGTGAAGTGGAGCTGATAGATTACGGCGGAGCGCGTCAGCAGGGCAAAAGTATTCACCAGTTTACCGAATGGTATGATCGTCATTACTGGAAAGCGGGTACGCGTACAGGTGATTTTGCTTATGATCTGTTTGCTTTTGCAGTAATCTGCATCAAGCTGTTCAATGAACCTGCTCTGCATAAAATGATAACTACCCGATTGCCACAGATGCGCAGTGAAGCAGATCTGGTTGTTCTTATTGATGAGACTCCCGGACTGGCTCTGTACAGCAGCTGGCTCAAAAAAGCGGTACGCGGAGAATTCAGAAATTCCAGGGAAGCATATAATAGCTGGAAAGCTATCAGCCGTTCCGGGCTGCCGTCCAGCCGCAGCAGCAGCGACATGATGACCCAAAAGCTCAAGCGGGCATTTATCTGGTCACTGATCGCGCTGGCAGTCGTACTGTATATTACCATTTATATCAAAGGTTAA
- a CDS encoding FtsB family cell division protein, translating to MIPKPVPIRGGSQQHKKQTAPSSNPGARRRLRIWMVVMVLFLGWAIYTFVVQSIHLSEKKAELAQQEAKKVQAEAALAQSQNEVKRLEDPEYIGQVARKQYGMYLPGEKPIWATDPEEKN from the coding sequence ATGATTCCAAAACCGGTGCCGATACGAGGCGGCAGCCAGCAACATAAAAAACAGACAGCTCCATCATCAAACCCTGGAGCGCGCAGAAGGCTGCGGATTTGGATGGTAGTCATGGTATTGTTCCTTGGTTGGGCAATCTATACATTTGTGGTCCAATCCATTCATTTATCCGAGAAAAAGGCAGAGCTTGCCCAGCAGGAAGCCAAGAAAGTTCAGGCCGAAGCTGCGCTTGCCCAATCCCAAAATGAGGTCAAACGTCTGGAAGACCCTGAATATATCGGACAGGTAGCACGCAAGCAGTACGGCATGTATTTGCCGGGTGAAAAGCCAATCTGGGCTACCGATCCCGAAGAAAAAAATTGA
- a CDS encoding HU family DNA-binding protein produces MNKTDLINNISNNSGLTKRDVETVLNGFLDEITSALSSGDKVQLIGFGTFETRKRAARTGRNPQTGEELNIPESNVPAFKAGNKLKEAVN; encoded by the coding sequence ATGAACAAAACAGATCTGATTAACAACATTTCCAACAATAGCGGTTTGACTAAAAGAGACGTAGAAACTGTCTTGAACGGTTTTCTTGATGAAATCACAAGCGCACTGTCCAGCGGTGACAAAGTTCAGTTGATCGGCTTCGGAACTTTCGAAACTCGCAAACGTGCTGCACGTACCGGACGCAACCCACAAACGGGTGAAGAGCTGAACATTCCTGAGTCCAACGTTCCTGCATTCAAAGCGGGTAACAAACTCAAAGAAGCGGTTAACTAA
- a CDS encoding RNA-binding S4 domain-containing protein: MRLDKFLKVSRLIKRRTVAKDVSEQGRVLLNGREAKPSATVKVGDEITVQFGQKLVTVRVERLADTTRKEEAATMYTLTKEEPVAKSEDFPF, encoded by the coding sequence ATGCGTCTGGACAAATTCCTGAAAGTATCAAGACTGATCAAGCGCCGTACCGTGGCCAAAGATGTGTCTGAGCAGGGAAGAGTCCTGTTGAACGGGCGTGAAGCGAAGCCGAGCGCCACGGTAAAAGTAGGCGACGAGATCACTGTCCAGTTTGGACAGAAGCTGGTGACCGTCCGCGTCGAAAGACTTGCTGATACAACACGCAAAGAAGAAGCGGCAACCATGTACACTCTAACCAAAGAGGAACCGGTAGCCAAATCGGAAGATTTTCCGTTTTAA
- the tilS gene encoding tRNA lysidine(34) synthetase TilS, producing the protein MEPQTWNRLLDHVRMLVQQEKWWRPGSCIIAAVSGGPDSIALLHVLHQLSPEYGWSVICAHMNHGFRPEESAAEARFVEAEASALSIPFESEQVDAPAYMQQTGKGAQEAARELRYRFLHNIAAKHSADSIALAHHMDDQAETVMMRIIRGTGPDGIGGIKMHRIEKNVELVRPFLRIYKADLIRSCEECHFRYMNDSSNELRKYTRNRIRLDVLPFLEQYNKQLVPTLARLAEIAGPESEYIQQQTEALYAELVKEKEGSFSFSVTSFVGAHVALQRRLIKLILNYLSSTAEQFDFAKIELIRQQIVHSHLTSWNLDIGDRIICVREYEDIRFMQDYRGEPEPFCIPLQRENAVISIPGSLDQMEIRLLEWKEYDSEALQLSSDEALFDADLTDFPLYLRSRRPGDTIRLLGSGTKKVKNLFIDAKIPLSQRDSLPLLTDHHGRILWIPGVRRSQEALLHPGSVHCLYMRRIKSAK; encoded by the coding sequence ATGGAGCCGCAGACGTGGAACAGGCTGCTTGATCATGTCCGCATGCTGGTCCAGCAGGAGAAATGGTGGAGACCGGGAAGCTGTATTATAGCGGCTGTGTCCGGTGGTCCGGATTCTATTGCCCTGCTGCATGTACTGCATCAGCTGTCGCCGGAATACGGATGGAGCGTAATCTGTGCCCATATGAATCATGGTTTCCGGCCGGAAGAGTCGGCAGCCGAAGCCCGCTTTGTCGAAGCTGAGGCCAGCGCTCTGAGTATCCCGTTTGAATCGGAGCAGGTAGATGCGCCTGCCTATATGCAGCAGACCGGCAAAGGCGCGCAGGAAGCCGCGCGTGAACTCAGGTACCGGTTTTTGCACAATATCGCTGCCAAACACAGTGCGGATTCGATCGCGCTTGCCCATCATATGGATGATCAGGCAGAGACGGTCATGATGCGGATAATCCGCGGCACCGGCCCTGATGGAATCGGCGGTATCAAAATGCATCGAATCGAAAAAAATGTGGAACTTGTCCGGCCTTTTCTGCGTATATACAAGGCAGACCTCATTCGCAGTTGCGAGGAGTGCCATTTTCGGTACATGAACGACAGCAGCAACGAGCTCCGCAAATATACGCGTAATCGCATCCGGCTGGATGTTTTGCCCTTTTTGGAACAGTACAACAAGCAGCTGGTTCCGACACTGGCCAGGCTTGCCGAGATTGCCGGACCGGAAAGCGAATATATTCAGCAGCAAACCGAGGCGTTATATGCGGAATTGGTTAAAGAAAAAGAAGGATCATTTTCATTTTCCGTGACTTCCTTTGTAGGCGCTCATGTCGCTTTACAACGGAGGTTGATTAAACTAATATTAAATTATCTGTCATCAACTGCTGAACAATTTGATTTTGCCAAAATTGAATTAATCCGCCAGCAGATTGTACACAGTCATCTCACAAGCTGGAATCTGGATATAGGAGATCGGATTATCTGCGTACGCGAGTATGAAGACATCCGGTTTATGCAGGATTACCGGGGGGAACCAGAGCCATTTTGTATTCCTCTGCAGCGTGAAAATGCCGTTATATCCATACCGGGATCTTTGGATCAGATGGAGATTCGCTTGCTGGAATGGAAAGAGTATGATTCCGAAGCTTTACAGCTTTCTTCGGATGAAGCGTTATTCGATGCGGATTTAACGGATTTTCCGCTTTATTTGCGTTCCCGCCGTCCTGGCGATACTATCAGGCTGCTGGGCAGTGGAACGAAGAAAGTTAAAAATCTTTTTATCGATGCCAAAATACCATTATCTCAGCGTGATAGCCTGCCATTATTGACGGACCATCATGGCCGTATACTGTGGATTCCGGGAGTCCGGCGCTCACAGGAAGCACTTTTGCATCCGGGCTCGGTTCATTGTCTTTATATGAGACGGATAAAGTCTGCAAAATAA
- a CDS encoding putative polysaccharide biosynthesis protein, protein MKESATPSSRMLKGAFILIAAAVLSKLIGTIQKIPLQNMGGDGVFGIYNAVYPFYTLVLLVATAGFPAAVSKFVAEEMAAGNPAGARRVMRLSSLLLMVLGIGCGVCMYVSAPLLASWIDNKHTELAIRSAALALPLVPIMAGLRGYFQGLHDMVPTAVSQVTEQTIRVTAMVMLLVILNQAGTSDDWIAAGATFGSAAGGAAGLIVMLIYWWLHRRCAGSMTAERVVLPAGEREPVWPLFKALLLYALPVCLGSLSAPLISLVDTFTVPRLLKGTGWSEAEAMIQFGIYNRGIPLVQLLAMLATSMSVLFIPALAEARVRQRMDLIRSQTQQTVNWFWLLGLASSVGIALLAVPVDIMLYQDDAGSAAIRWLAFTGIGATLSIVTAAMLQGMGSVRAPAVHLLLSTVVKALLNILLVPLYGINGAAIAGIVAYSLGAVLNILLLVRLTRFSMSWRDLLWKPLLVTTVMGVCVIGWMWAAGMVMDMMHIHTRIEALVVTLGGVVIGGLVFLIGLFRTQLMTEEQALALPKIGGKLVKLLRTMRITG, encoded by the coding sequence ATGAAAGAATCAGCGACCCCATCATCACGCATGCTGAAGGGAGCCTTTATACTCATCGCAGCAGCGGTACTGTCCAAGCTGATCGGGACCATACAGAAAATTCCTCTTCAGAATATGGGAGGCGATGGGGTATTTGGCATTTACAATGCCGTCTATCCGTTTTATACGCTGGTTCTTCTGGTAGCGACAGCCGGATTTCCGGCAGCGGTCTCCAAGTTTGTCGCCGAAGAAATGGCTGCTGGCAATCCAGCTGGCGCCCGCCGGGTAATGCGCTTGTCTTCCCTGCTGCTGATGGTGCTGGGAATCGGCTGTGGAGTGTGTATGTATGTATCCGCTCCACTACTGGCCAGCTGGATCGACAATAAGCATACCGAGCTGGCTATCCGCAGTGCGGCTCTTGCGCTGCCGCTGGTACCGATTATGGCAGGGCTGAGAGGGTACTTTCAGGGCCTGCATGATATGGTTCCTACGGCAGTCTCCCAGGTGACAGAACAGACGATACGGGTAACAGCGATGGTAATGTTGCTCGTTATTTTGAATCAAGCCGGTACATCCGATGACTGGATTGCTGCCGGTGCTACATTTGGCTCTGCTGCCGGTGGAGCTGCTGGTCTGATTGTAATGTTGATTTACTGGTGGCTGCATCGGCGGTGTGCCGGCAGTATGACTGCCGAGAGAGTCGTGCTGCCTGCAGGCGAACGAGAGCCGGTCTGGCCGCTGTTTAAGGCATTGCTGCTCTACGCACTGCCAGTTTGCCTTGGTTCGCTGTCTGCGCCGCTGATTAGTCTGGTGGATACCTTTACTGTTCCGCGTCTGCTCAAAGGAACAGGCTGGAGCGAAGCCGAGGCGATGATCCAGTTTGGGATCTATAATCGCGGTATTCCACTGGTGCAGCTGCTGGCGATGCTGGCGACGTCCATGTCGGTTCTCTTTATCCCGGCGCTGGCAGAAGCAAGGGTGCGGCAGAGAATGGATCTGATCCGCAGCCAGACGCAGCAAACGGTCAATTGGTTCTGGCTGTTGGGGCTGGCTTCCTCTGTAGGCATAGCTTTGCTCGCGGTACCAGTCGATATTATGCTGTATCAGGATGATGCAGGCAGCGCGGCTATCCGCTGGCTCGCTTTTACCGGTATAGGAGCCACATTGTCGATTGTTACAGCAGCGATGCTGCAGGGAATGGGCTCGGTGCGGGCACCGGCTGTCCATTTGCTGCTGTCTACGGTGGTCAAAGCACTGCTGAATATCCTGCTGGTTCCGCTGTATGGTATTAATGGTGCTGCTATTGCAGGCATTGTTGCTTACAGTCTAGGGGCTGTGCTAAACATCCTGCTGCTGGTTCGCCTGACCCGTTTCTCAATGTCCTGGCGCGATCTGCTCTGGAAGCCGCTGCTTGTTACGACGGTCATGGGTGTATGTGTGATTGGATGGATGTGGGCAGCAGGAATGGTGATGGACATGATGCATATTCATACGCGAATAGAAGCACTGGTAGTGACGCTGGGTGGAGTAGTCATTGGCGGATTGGTATTTCTGATCGGGCTATTCCGTACACAGCTAATGACCGAGGAACAGGCATTGGCACTGCCCAAGATTGGCGGCAAGCTGGTGAAGCTGCTCAGAACGATGCGAATTACAGGCTAG
- a CDS encoding peptidylprolyl isomerase encodes MWPIKKAARKTAVLTAGAVLSISLLAACNNGNNAAAPQQPKAAEQAKDNSPVVAEYEGGTITENEFNKEVSMLKFLTPQYAQMFDMDQYREVLLEQEVAYESLAQKASEAAQKAGATQAEEQLTQLKSSVDPEQLTQMLKTSKLTEQDIKDYMTRVLTASEVMKEKVTDDKVEAYFNEHKKDYTTATVRHVLIGLQSADGKTTRTDAQALKLAKEVKAKLDKGADFATIAKKYTDDTGSKEQGGQYKDQKVGNWVEGFKNAVLKQKIGVVGPPVKTDYGYHVIKVESRTEKEFKDLTAEEKDTIKSQLASQNFSNYMANDVPKMIKSKNLPKAPAPAATEGAGDATGGATTPGTTQSPGTAGDASTGKSTTESGAKSTETAPAESTTESSK; translated from the coding sequence ATGTGGCCAATTAAAAAAGCTGCTCGTAAAACAGCGGTATTGACAGCAGGAGCTGTACTGAGCATCAGTCTGTTGGCAGCTTGCAACAACGGCAATAACGCGGCGGCTCCACAACAGCCCAAAGCGGCAGAGCAAGCCAAGGATAACAGCCCGGTTGTTGCTGAATATGAAGGTGGAACCATCACCGAAAACGAATTTAACAAAGAAGTCAGTATGCTAAAATTCCTGACTCCTCAATATGCACAAATGTTCGATATGGATCAATATAGAGAAGTACTGCTGGAACAGGAAGTTGCCTACGAGTCTTTGGCACAAAAAGCCAGCGAGGCTGCACAAAAAGCAGGAGCAACCCAGGCGGAAGAGCAGCTGACTCAGCTGAAATCCAGCGTTGACCCGGAACAGCTGACCCAGATGCTGAAAACGTCCAAGCTGACAGAGCAGGATATCAAGGACTATATGACACGCGTTCTGACTGCTTCCGAAGTAATGAAAGAGAAAGTAACCGACGACAAAGTCGAAGCTTACTTTAACGAGCACAAAAAAGACTACACAACGGCTACAGTACGTCACGTGCTGATCGGCCTGCAAAGTGCAGATGGCAAAACAACCCGTACCGATGCCCAAGCACTGAAACTGGCTAAAGAAGTCAAAGCCAAGCTGGACAAAGGTGCTGACTTTGCAACCATCGCCAAGAAGTACACAGACGATACCGGCTCCAAAGAACAGGGTGGCCAGTACAAAGATCAAAAAGTCGGCAACTGGGTAGAAGGCTTCAAAAATGCAGTGCTGAAGCAAAAAATCGGCGTTGTTGGCCCACCGGTTAAAACCGATTATGGCTACCATGTCATCAAGGTAGAATCCCGTACAGAAAAAGAATTCAAAGACCTGACTGCCGAAGAAAAGGATACCATCAAGTCTCAACTGGCTTCCCAGAACTTCAGCAACTATATGGCCAATGATGTTCCAAAAATGATCAAGAGCAAAAACCTGCCTAAAGCACCGGCACCTGCCGCTACTGAAGGAGCAGGCGATGCTACAGGCGGCGCTACTACACCGGGAACTACACAAAGCCCGGGAACTGCCGGCGATGCTTCGACAGGCAAGAGCACGACTGAAAGTGGTGCAAAATCGACGGAGACGGCACCAGCAGAAAGTACAACCGAAAGCAGCAAGTAA